Within Candidatus Bathyarchaeia archaeon, the genomic segment TCGTGCAAGGATTGTGGCAAATGGTTTACGATTAACCTCGGCTTCGAGAAGATGAAAGCGACGCCTCAAGCCGTGACATCGGCCATGCAGTTATATTTTACCGGTGAGAGTTTCCGCAATGTGCAGAAGTTCTTGAGACTGCAAGGAGTGAATGTCTCCCATGTCACGATTCATTCGTGGATAAGGAAGTATGTCGCGGTAATGGGGAGCTATCTTGACAAACTGATTCCGCGCGTTGGCGACATTTGGAGAACCGACGAAATATTCCTGAAGGTGAAGGGCGATATGAAGTATCTGTTTGCGATGATGGATGACGACACCAGATTTTGGATTGCTCAGCAAGTGAGCGACCACAAGGCCGTTTCGGATGTGAGGCCAATGTTTAGGGATGCGATGGAGAAGGCCGGTAAGAAACCAAGAGTCCTAATCAGCGATGGGGCTTGGAATTATGTCGAAGCCAACACAAAGGAATACTGGACGAGATATGCAGACGACAGGACCCAGCACATTCGAGACATCAGATTCGGGGGCGAAGTTCACAATAACAAAATGGAACGCATGAATGGGGAGATTCGCGACCGAGAAAAGGTCATGCGGGGTCTCAAGAAATCAGACACACCCATCCTGAAGGGATACCAAATCTTCCACAATTTCATCCGACCCCACGAAGGACTGAACGGTCAGACCCCATCGGAAAGGGCGGGAATCAGGATTGAAGGCGAGAACAAGTGGCTGACAATAATTCGTAATGCTTCGCAGGAAAATAAAAGGAATCAGGGGCTTGTTAGTTAGCCCCTGACCTCTTCACTTAGTTTGACCAATTCCTCTTTGTCGGCTCGCTTGAGCGCACTGGCGAGTCGTCTGCGATAGTCCGTATCTACGCTTGCTTTTTCCAGCATCTTATTCATCTTTACTTCGGCGATGAACATTGACGCCGCGACGACGGCGCTGATTGGGACTGATTCCTCGGTCGCTTGCATTAACTGGCCCGTCGTGTTGACGAGTTGACGATATACATCGCCTTGAACTGAGATTACTCTTGACACTACTCGAACACTACGCCGCGCCGAAAGACGAGTACGATGGTGGGATTGGTGGTTTTACAACGTCCCAGACGAGGCATCTTCAACGCGACTGCAATGACGCTAATTATATAAGGCATACGGAGTGCAAGTCTGTTACCGAATTGTTTAACAACGTTGGCTTAAATGGCGGCATTCGCCATGAAAGCACAAAATCGGCGAGGCTCCGACGGGAGTTTAACCCGCTTTCACGAGTTTGCAGGACCCAGTTCCGATAGCGACCGGCCCGGAGCCGGTCATTCGATAGGGAGTTTCTACTATAAAAACCCTGAAAGTATTCCTTTGCGTCTCTGTTATGTGCCGCGACTTAACAGGCATGACTATGCGCCGGAGACCTAACAGAGCCAGCGAAGAAAGGATTTAAATAGAAAACCGTCTCTCGTAGAAAAAGTATGCAGAAATTGCAACCTTTGGTCATGTTCACGCCCCTCGCAAGGGAGAAGCTAGGAGAGGTCCTTGAGGCGGAGAACGCGACTGATTCATAC encodes:
- a CDS encoding DDE-type integrase/transposase/recombinase — its product is MKEPSLDFRDIKGEEIARQYGWVRRLNEYQYKVHSQRLNAEYDVVQTEGGWFCSCPDRAYRMIKCKHIRAVELSFIFRKIVSSAPLVIEPVSVTHCPSCNSEKIVKHGVRHNQSGDIQRWSCKDCGKWFTINLGFEKMKATPQAVTSAMQLYFTGESFRNVQKFLRLQGVNVSHVTIHSWIRKYVAVMGSYLDKLIPRVGDIWRTDEIFLKVKGDMKYLFAMMDDDTRFWIAQQVSDHKAVSDVRPMFRDAMEKAGKKPRVLISDGAWNYVEANTKEYWTRYADDRTQHIRDIRFGGEVHNNKMERMNGEIRDREKVMRGLKKSDTPILKGYQIFHNFIRPHEGLNGQTPSERAGIRIEGENKWLTIIRNASQENKRNQGLVS